The segment TCATCTCATCTCATCTCATCTCATCTCATCTCATCTCATCTCATCTCATCTCATCTCATCTCATCTCATCTCATCTCATCTCATCTCATCTCATCTCATCTCATCTCATCTCATCTCATCTCATCTTTTGTTGTTAATCCCTATCTCTAATGGGCTGAACTCATTTCTAGCTGGCTGAGCGAAGTCGAAGCCATCCCCCCAATACCAGCTAAAATCTCAGCACTCTCCGCATCCAAAGACGCAATCTCATCCAAAATTTCCTGCGGTTCCCGCAACTGCGCTTCTTCACCCTTATTCGGATTTTTCACCGACAGATCGAACGTCTCCAAATTGATATCAGCAACATCCACCAGCCAAGACTTATCCGACTCAGCAAACGTAGCCTGTAACTCCACAAACTCCCGTAAATCCTCATCATTGAGCGAGTTTGTTTTACCCATATTCCGCCCTGGAGCGAGTTGATAATACCAAATTTTCCGAGTTGCCATTCCCTCATTTAAAGGTTTTCCGTGAGAAAATAAAGGCATTCCCTGAGGGTAGCCCAAGGGAGCGCCCCCTTCGACTTCGCTCAGGGGACGTTTCTCAAAAAACAGCACCACCGTTTTCACCCCCGCCCCGATAAAAGTCCCACCCGGACAATCCAAAATTGTATGCAGATTGCAACTGCTCAAAAGCTCTTGACGTAACGCCCGCGAAGCATTATCCGAATTTGACAGAAACGTATTTTTGATTACCACCGCGGCCCTACCGTCGCGCTTCATAATTTTGATGAAATGCTGCAAAAACAAAAATGCCGTTTCCCCAGTTTTAATCGGGAAATTCTGCTGCACCTCCCGGCGTTCGTTCCCCCCAAACGGCGGATTTGCCAGCACTACATCAAAACGATCCTTATCCTGAATGTCGCTGAGATTTTCCGTTAGCGTGTTGGTGTGGATAATATTCGGCGCATCAATACCATGCAAAATCAGGTTCATGATCGCAATCACATAAGCTAAACTCTTCTTTTCCTTGCCAGTAAAAGTATGATTCTGAAGAGTTTCTAGCTGTTTCGTCGTCAAATTACCCTGGCGTAAATAGTCGTAACTCTCGCACTAAAAACCTGCCGAACCGCAAGCGCCATCATAAATACGATCGCCAATCTGCGGTTTTACCACTTGAATCATGGCCCGAATCAACGGGCGCGGCGTGTAATATTCGCCACCATTGCGCCCCGCATTACCCATATTTTTGATTTTGGCTTCATAGAGATGAGAGAGCTCGTGTTTTTCCTGTTGAGAGCGAAAACGTAGCTCGTCCACATACTCCAGCGCATCCCGCAAGCTGTAACCGCTTTGGAACCTGTTCTTAATCTCGCTAAAAATTTCGCCAATCTTGTATTCGATTGTATCTGGACTGGTAGCGCGTTGCTTGAAACCCTGTAAATATGGGAATAACTTGCGGTTGACACAATCAATCAGATCGTCCCCAATCAGGCTATGATCGCGACCGACCGTCCTATTGCTACTGAGCGTACCCGAAGTATCGGCCTTTTTGGGAGCCGCCCAAGATGACCAGCGATGCGCCTCATCAATAATAAATTCGTAGGGCTTCCCAGCTAGTTCTGCTTCTAATACCCTTTCCTGCTCCAAATCATCTAAATACTTCAAAAACAGCAGCCAGGACGTTTGCTCTGTATAGTCTAACTCCGTAGTACAGCCCGCCTCCTTCCTGAGAATGTTATCAATATTTTTAAAGGTTTGCTCAAACATTTATAGCAGTTGACAGCTAGCCCCGAGCGAAGTCGAGGGGTTGACAGTTACATAGTACGGGAATTTAACCGTTTATGATATGCTCGCGAATGGCGATCGAGAAAAATTTTATTTTTCAGGCATTTTTTTTAAGGAATGCGATCGAGATTTGACATAGCCAGTTGATGTTGGAAGCTTGGCAAACCTCTCAGCTTCAATGTGCAACATTTCAAATTGTAGTTTTATAATATCAAACAATAAACACCCCGTGACTTTTGTCCGGGGATGTGAGATTGTTGGAGACTTTAATCTGCCTTCAATCTGTTTAGATTGACAAATTTAAGCTACTTGCACCCAGTAGAAAGTATGTTAAAATTCCGAGTTCTGTGCTTGCGGTTCCGGCACTGTAACTTCTACATCCGGCAGATTGACAGCAACTTCGGTAGATTCTGCAATCTCGCTCTCCTCGGGAGTGCGCTTAGAAAATCCCCAGACAAACATCAAGGCGATAGCAGAAACTACCAGCCACTGCGGAGGTACCAAACTATCATTAATTACCTTCACCAGCAATCGCATTCCCACGAAACCGACTGTAATGTAGCCAGCAGTTTCAAGGTGTACGAACTCATCGAGCCAGCGGATGAACAAGCCTGCCATAAATCGCAGGGTGATAATTCCAATTGTCGCGCCTGTGAGTACCAGCCAAGTTTGGTCAGAAATCGCGATCGCAGTGGTAACGCTATCCAAAGAAAATGCTAAATCCGTGAAAGCAATCACTGGAATTGCTTTCCACAGAGACGAAAATCTGGGGCCGTGATTTTCTCCATCAGAGTCAGCATCTGAGGTAAAGTGCTGGAAAACTAGCCACAGCAGATAAACGGCTCCCAGCAGTTCAAACTGCCAGAACTGGATCACCCAAGTTGCCGTTAAAATTAGTGCTATTCGCAGTACAAAAGCAATTATCAAACCGATGTTGAGAGCTTGTTGCTGTAGCTTGGGCTCTTCCAAACCTTTAGAAATAGATGCCAGGGCGATCGCGTTGTCAGCCGAAAGTACCGCCTCTAGGGCCACCAAAACCAACAATAATAAAAAGGTGTCAACTCCCAAATTGGGCGAACCGTCGAGAAATTGATCTAACATTAATTAATTTGTGCACCTAAGATTTGCAAGCCAAGAGCCCAGCGCAAATCACCGGCTCTGTCTAAAATGAGTGTCACCTTCAACTATCTTAACCTAGTGCGGTAACTTTGTCGCGGGCGATCGCACTCAAGGAATTTCGGCAACAGATGATCGTCTAACGGATTTAAGGGATTTCAGCGATGGATATTGAGC is part of the Microcoleus sp. bin38.metabat.b11b12b14.051 genome and harbors:
- a CDS encoding TerC family protein; translated protein: MLDQFLDGSPNLGVDTFLLLLVLVALEAVLSADNAIALASISKGLEEPKLQQQALNIGLIIAFVLRIALILTATWVIQFWQFELLGAVYLLWLVFQHFTSDADSDGENHGPRFSSLWKAIPVIAFTDLAFSLDSVTTAIAISDQTWLVLTGATIGIITLRFMAGLFIRWLDEFVHLETAGYITVGFVGMRLLVKVINDSLVPPQWLVVSAIALMFVWGFSKRTPEESEIAESTEVAVNLPDVEVTVPEPQAQNSEF